One segment of Manihot esculenta cultivar AM560-2 chromosome 4, M.esculenta_v8, whole genome shotgun sequence DNA contains the following:
- the LOC110613613 gene encoding subtilisin-like protease SBT4.15, producing the protein MKKQAILFNFFLLVALLHGSSFVHGSDKERKAYIVYMGDLKKSQKTADGYHITAADRHHKMLSSVIGDEDLARKSIIHSYVKSFDAFAAYLLPVEAERLKEHENVVSVFQNTYRNLHTTRSWDFLGMPLSLRRNIQRESDTIVGMIDTGIYIDAPSFNDKGYGPPPSRWKGACQIGGNFTGCNNKVIGARAYNKGEEDTVDLTPADMVGHGTHTASTVAGVPVKGASLYGLGQGVARGGVPSARLAIYKACSTESCSDMNLLAAFEDAIDDGVDIISISIGGGTMNYFTDPIAIGSYSAMRKGILTSCSAGNSGPYLGTVENSAPWVLTVGAGSLDRQFRTPVITGNGMEISGISVNTFTPEARSYPLTDSLKATNATGDEAGLCFTSTLNEDKVKGKIVLCYGGVPDDVKELGGTGTILVDDVMTDTGFTYGSPVTVLDSNQANKIEKYINSTKNPTALILKSTSVQIDAPSVATFSSRGPGLSTTLLKPDVIAPGIDILAAYTKLKSVTGSDEDNRFVVYNIFSGTSMSCPHASAAAAYIKTFHPTWSPAAIRSALMTTASEVKIKNRRKEWAYGSGQIDPTKALEPGLVYDMSERDYIRFLCSEGYSGLALTIVTGDHVKCSSIPYSKGQSHDAVNYPSMHIFVKDSNATISAIFHRIVTNVGPANSTYKAAVKAPEGYKITVKPDTLVFNRVHEKKTFRLKVEGPPPFDKDDNLVILSASLEWSDSKHKVRSPIVISSQRTDME; encoded by the exons atgaagaaacaaGCAATTCTCTTTAATTTCTTCCTTCTAGTTGCATTACTTCATGGGTCATCATTTGTTCATGGCTCTGACAAAGAAAGAAAG GCCTACATTGTGTACATGggagatttaaaaaaatcacaGAAAACTGCTGATGGATATCATATCACTGCAGCTGATCGCCATCACAAAATGCTTTCATCTGTAATTGGAGA TGAGGATTTAGCTAGAAAGTCTATAATACATAGCTATGTAAAGTCTTTTGATGCTTTTGCCGCTTACCTCTTGCCAGTGGAAGCTGAGAGACTGAAAG AACATGAAAATGTGGTCTCAGTGTTTCAGAATACTTATCGAAATCTTCATACCACAAGATCATGGGATTTTCTAGGAATGCCTCTGTCTTTGAGGAGAAATATCCAAAGAGAAAGTGATACTATTGTGGGTATGATAGATACAG GGATTTATATCGATGCTCCAAGCTTTAATGACAAAGGCTATGGACCACCTCCATCAAGATGGAAAGGTGCATGCCAAATTGGAGGCAACTTCACTGGCTGCAACAA CAAGGTAATTGGAGCAAGGGCGTATAACAAAGGGGAAGAAGACACCGTTGACCTGACTCCAGCAGACATGGTCGGACATGGCACGCACACTGCCTCCACCGTAGCCGGTGTCCCAGTAAAAGGTGCAAGCCTATACGGCCTGGGCCAAGGCGTAGCGCGTGGTGGAGTTCCATCAGCTCGACTTGCAATTTATAAAGCCTGCTCCACCGAGAGCTGCAGTGACATGAACTTGTTGGCTGCATTTGAGGATGCTATTGATGATGGGGTTGATATCATATCAATTTCCATTGGAGGCGGAACGATGAATTACTTCACTGATCCCATTGCAATTGGATCATATTCTGCAATGAGGAAGGGAATCCTGACAAGTTGTTCAGCAGGAAACTCAGGTCCATACTTGGGCACAGTTGAAAATTCAGCTCCCTGGGTTCTTACTGTTggtgctggtagcttggataggCAGTTCAGAACTCCTGTTATTACCGGAAATGGCATGGAAATTTCT GGAATTTCTGTAAACACATTCACTCCTGAAGCAAGATCATATCCTCTTACAGACTCATTAAAAGCAACAAATGCCACAGGAGATGAAGCAGG GTTATGTTTTACTTCAACATTAAACGAAGACAAAGTTAAGGGAAAGATTGTGCTGTGTTACGGAGGAGTTCCTGATGATGTAAAGGAATTAGGAGGCACTGGAACAATCTTGGTGGATGATGTTATGACAGACACAGGATTCACCTATGGCAGTCCTGTCACAGTGCTTGATAGCAACCAAGCAAATAAGATTGAGAAATATATCAACTCAACCAA GAATCCTACTGCTCTTATATTAAAGTCAACAAGTGTCCAAATTGATGCTCCTTCTGTTGCTACTTTCTCATCTAGAGGACCAGGCCTCAGTACAACACTTCTGAAG CCAGATGTTATTGCACCTGGAATTGACATCCTAGCTGCTTACACTAAACTGAAATCTGTAACTGGTTCAGACGAAGATAATCGGTTTGTAGTATACAATATTTTTTCTGGAACATCAATGTCTTGTCCTCATGCAAGTGCTGCGGCTGCTTATATCAAAACATTCCACCCTACTTGGTCTCCGGCCGCCATCAGATCCGCCCTCATGACCACTG CAAGTGAAGTTAAAATCAAGAACAGAAGAAAAGAATGGGCATATGGGTCAGGGCAAATCGACCCAACAAAGGCACTGGAACCTGGTTTGGTCTATGATATGTCAGAAAGAGACTACATAAGATTCTTGTGCAGTGAAGGATATTCTGGTCTAGCTCTAACAATAGTCACAGGAGACCACGTTAAGTGTTCAAGTATTCCTTACTCTAAAGGGCAAAGCCATGATGCAGTGAACTATCCATCCATGCATATATTTGTTAAGGATTCTAATGCTACAATTTCAGCCATTTTTCATAGAATAGTTACCAACGTAGGACCTGCAAATTCTACGTACAAGGCAGCGGTGAAGGCTCCAGAAGGTTATAAGATCACTGTGAAACCTGATACGCTGGTGTTTAACAGAGTGCATGAGAAGAAAACATTTAGATTGAAGGTTGAAGGGCCGCCACCTTTTGATAAGGATGATAATCTGGTTATTTTGTCAGCTTCATTGGAATGGAGTGACTCAAAACACAAGGTTAGGAGCCCCATTGTTATTTCTTCACAGAGAACCGACATGGAGTga
- the LOC122723542 gene encoding uncharacterized protein LOC122723542, with protein MDKVKLRRQDCAAWEILVFQFITMVSVDVSDNEMALLGRKLLEIVNDQFYHIQTSKTVEEPDSAVHLINRYCLDVEAILSELAHNTDLPSYLAVDLMAKNVLLQYIFYQPCVF; from the exons ATGGATAAAGTAAAACTCCGAAGGCAGGACTGCGCAGCTTGGGAGATACTCGTGTTTCAGTTCATTACTATGGTTTCTGTGGATGTTTCAGACAACGAAATGGCGTTGCTCGGTCGCAAACTACTT GAGATTGTGAATGATCAGTTTTATCATATTCAAACTTCAAAAACTGTGGAAGAACCTGATAGTGCTGTGCATTTGATCAATAGATACTGCTTGGATGTGGAAGCAATCTTATCGGAGCTTGCACACAACAC GGATCTTCCATCTTACTTGGCGGTGGATCTGATGGCGAAGAATGTGCTGTtacaatatatattttatcagCCATGTGTTTTCTAG